In a single window of the Chondrocystis sp. NIES-4102 genome:
- a CDS encoding abortive infection protein, translated as MQIIAEKLVTSLVTLPTLTNWLEGFFFLLIYAAIVLPIGFITEFIHCSWQRSPKLIIKIILTSLFTPAILEEIFFRVILLPSPIVETTANTLYCWIIVSLVLFIIYHPLNALTFFPAGRKTFFQPVFLFSAGLLGFINSISYLTSGSIWQAIFIHWIIVIIWLIFLGGYEKITPV; from the coding sequence GTGCAAATAATAGCAGAAAAATTAGTAACCTCTCTTGTTACTTTACCCACTCTAACTAATTGGCTGGAAGGATTTTTTTTTCTTTTAATTTATGCTGCGATTGTTTTACCAATTGGTTTTATAACTGAATTTATACATTGCTCTTGGCAAAGATCACCCAAATTAATTATTAAAATTATCCTAACTTCTTTATTTACTCCAGCTATATTAGAAGAAATATTTTTTCGAGTTATTTTATTACCATCCCCAATAGTAGAAACAACAGCTAATACATTATATTGTTGGATTATAGTTAGCTTAGTTTTGTTTATTATTTATCATCCTCTCAATGCCCTTACCTTTTTTCCCGCAGGCAGAAAAACTTTTTTTCAACCAGTATTTCTTTTTAGTGCAGGCTTATTAGGTTTTATTAACTCTATTTCTTATCTTACTAGTGGTTCAATTTGGCAAGCTATTTTTATACATTGGATTATCGTTATTATTTGGCTGATTTTTTTAGGCGGTTACGAGAAAATTACACCCGTATAA
- a CDS encoding ABC-1 domain-containing protein, giving the protein MNNSQLELSHSYRYNAEAIASRYRFQPWRIIWRMLAIIWLFGNFILHLSWDKWTNRTRVNQQKRASELRKILTKLGPTYIKVGQALSTRPDLIRKDYLDELIKLQDQLPPFDNRLAFEIIESELGTSIEDVYREFSPQPIAAASLGQVYKAVLHSGEEVAVKVQRPNLRPILSLDLYLMRNIAAWVEPWLPLNLGHDLSLIVDEFGMKLFEEIDYVNEARNAQKFALNFDGDPEVKVPIIYTQYSTSRVLTLEWINGIKLTDRPRLEAAGLDTDELIRIGVTSGLRQLLEYGFFHADPHPGNLFATLDGRMAYIDFGMMDQLDEDMKETIASAVVQLINRDYQALAQDFVNLGFLTPDTNIQPIVPALEKVLGRAISESVADFNFKTITDEFSELMYEYPFRLPAKFALIIRSLITQEGLALSLNPNFKIVEVSYPYVSQRLLTGESPQLRRRLLDVLIKDGKFQWQRLENMIAIASTDGNFDLLPTARLGLQYLLSEEGKYLRQQLLIALTEGDRLHTDEVQRIWSLIQDDIKPQKIIELAFNTFRQISANSVAAIIPSATTSS; this is encoded by the coding sequence ATGAATAATTCGCAGTTAGAACTTAGTCATTCCTATCGTTATAATGCTGAGGCGATCGCGTCTCGCTATCGTTTCCAACCCTGGCGAATAATTTGGCGGATGCTTGCCATTATCTGGTTGTTTGGTAATTTCATTTTGCACCTGTCTTGGGATAAATGGACTAATCGAACCAGAGTTAATCAGCAAAAGCGAGCTAGTGAATTACGCAAAATTCTGACTAAGCTTGGTCCTACTTATATTAAGGTTGGTCAAGCTCTCTCTACTAGACCTGATTTAATTCGTAAGGATTATTTAGACGAATTAATTAAATTACAAGATCAATTACCACCTTTCGATAATCGTCTCGCTTTTGAGATTATTGAGTCGGAATTGGGTACAAGCATTGAAGATGTTTATCGAGAATTTTCACCTCAACCTATAGCTGCTGCTAGTTTGGGTCAAGTATATAAAGCTGTCCTACATAGTGGGGAAGAGGTAGCAGTTAAAGTACAACGTCCTAATTTACGCCCCATACTGAGTTTAGATCTTTATTTAATGAGAAATATAGCTGCTTGGGTTGAACCTTGGCTACCATTGAATTTAGGTCATGACTTGAGTTTGATTGTCGATGAATTTGGGATGAAATTATTTGAAGAAATCGACTATGTTAACGAAGCCAGAAATGCTCAAAAATTTGCCCTAAATTTTGATGGTGATCCTGAAGTTAAAGTACCCATTATTTATACTCAGTATAGTACCAGTCGCGTTCTAACTTTAGAATGGATTAATGGTATTAAATTAACCGATCGCCCTAGATTAGAAGCAGCAGGCTTAGATACGGATGAGTTGATTAGAATTGGTGTAACTTCTGGGTTACGTCAACTATTAGAGTATGGCTTCTTTCATGCAGATCCACACCCTGGTAATCTTTTTGCTACCCTCGATGGTCGTATGGCATATATCGACTTTGGGATGATGGATCAATTAGACGAAGATATGAAGGAAACTATTGCTAGTGCTGTAGTGCAGTTAATTAACCGAGATTATCAAGCTTTAGCACAAGATTTTGTTAACTTAGGATTTTTAACTCCTGATACCAATATTCAACCTATTGTACCCGCATTAGAAAAAGTTTTAGGTAGAGCAATTAGTGAAAGTGTTGCTGATTTCAACTTTAAGACGATTACCGATGAGTTTTCAGAATTAATGTATGAATATCCTTTCCGTCTACCTGCTAAATTCGCTTTAATTATTCGTTCTTTAATTACTCAAGAGGGGTTAGCTTTAAGTCTTAATCCTAATTTTAAAATCGTGGAAGTATCCTATCCCTATGTATCCCAAAGATTGTTAACAGGGGAGTCTCCACAATTGCGCCGACGTTTACTAGATGTCTTAATAAAAGACGGTAAATTCCAATGGCAAAGATTGGAAAATATGATTGCGATCGCAAGCACTGATGGCAATTTTGATTTATTACCTACTGCTCGTTTAGGGCTACAATATTTGCTTTCAGAAGAAGGTAAATATCTGCGTCAACAACTACTTATTGCTCTAACTGAAGGCGATCGATTACATACCGACGAAGTACAAAGAATTTGGAGTTTGATTCAAGACGACATTAAACCACAAAAAATAATAGAATTAGCCTTTAATACATTCCGCCAAATTTCTGCTAATAGTGTTGCAGCAATTATTCCCTCTGCCACCACTTCAAGTTAA
- a CDS encoding ATP-binding protein of ABC transporter — protein sequence MNLSKQPHESKPVVIRLEEVEKIYGSGNTIVHALDKIDLLIHQGDYCSIMGASGSGKSTAMNIIGCLDRPTAGRYYLDNVAVAGLADEQLAEIRNRKIGFVFQQFHLLPQISALENVMLPMVYAGVPSNERRDRATEALKKVGLGNRINNRPNQLSGGQQQRVAIARAIVNEPLLLLADEPTGALDSQTTKEVLDIFGQLNSSGITVVMVTHEPEVAKLTQRIVWFKDGKIIHDRLSPEEMLSVAIASY from the coding sequence ATGAATTTATCAAAACAGCCTCACGAATCTAAACCTGTAGTTATCCGCTTAGAAGAAGTGGAGAAAATCTATGGTAGTGGTAATACAATAGTTCACGCCCTAGATAAAATCGACCTATTAATCCATCAAGGGGATTATTGCTCAATTATGGGGGCATCTGGTTCGGGTAAATCGACCGCCATGAATATTATTGGTTGCTTAGATAGACCTACAGCAGGTAGATATTATTTAGATAATGTTGCCGTAGCAGGATTAGCAGATGAACAACTAGCAGAAATTCGTAACCGTAAAATTGGTTTTGTATTCCAGCAATTTCATTTACTACCACAGATTAGTGCGCTAGAAAATGTGATGTTACCAATGGTTTATGCAGGAGTACCCAGTAACGAAAGACGCGATCGCGCTACTGAAGCCCTAAAAAAAGTCGGCTTGGGTAATAGAATTAATAATCGCCCTAATCAACTTTCTGGTGGACAACAACAACGAGTAGCGATCGCCAGAGCTATTGTTAATGAACCATTATTATTACTGGCGGATGAGCCGACAGGTGCGTTAGACTCTCAAACGACTAAAGAAGTTTTGGATATTTTTGGTCAGTTAAACAGTAGTGGTATTACCGTGGTTATGGTTACTCACGAACCTGAAGTTGCTAAATTAACCCAAAGAATTGTTTGGTTTAAAGATGGCAAAATAATTCATGATCGTCTTTCCCCTGAAGAAATGTTAAGCGTGGCGATCGCTTCCTACTAA
- a CDS encoding fatty acid desaturase, giving the protein MTAISPQAIESPSPAQLDENIKIRDIINTLPKEVFIKNPRKAWSKLVINVLCVALGYWVVAISPWYLLPVAWIFLGTSLQGFFVIAHDCGHRSFSNRMWVNDLVGHIVTLPIIYPFHAWRILHNHHHKHTNKLGVDNAWDPFTTEIFDNSSPTLKWLYRQMRGKFWWLGSIAHWAKLHFNWGQFEGTQREQVRLSVLVVLIGAAIGFPILFITTGVTGVIKFWLMPWLVYHFWMSTFTMFHHTMPEIPFKPEEQWNEARAQLSGTVNCKYPWWVEFLCHDINVHIPHHLTTAIPWYNLRQAHQSLVENWGDYLYPDCSFNWELIQKVTKTCHLYEEQDNYQSIEKYRLAKLNS; this is encoded by the coding sequence ATGACAGCAATATCGCCACAAGCTATTGAATCTCCGTCGCCTGCACAACTAGATGAAAATATTAAGATTAGGGACATTATTAATACCTTACCAAAAGAAGTATTTATAAAAAATCCCCGTAAAGCCTGGTCAAAATTAGTGATTAACGTTTTATGTGTTGCGTTAGGTTATTGGGTAGTAGCAATTTCTCCTTGGTACTTATTACCTGTTGCTTGGATATTTTTGGGAACAAGTTTACAAGGTTTTTTTGTAATTGCTCATGATTGTGGTCATCGCTCTTTTTCTAATCGTATGTGGGTGAATGACTTGGTAGGACATATAGTAACGCTACCGATCATTTATCCGTTTCATGCTTGGCGAATCTTACATAATCATCACCACAAGCATACTAATAAGTTGGGTGTAGATAATGCCTGGGACCCTTTTACCACTGAAATTTTTGATAATTCCTCACCAACTCTCAAGTGGTTATATCGTCAAATGCGAGGTAAATTCTGGTGGTTAGGGTCAATTGCTCATTGGGCAAAATTACACTTTAATTGGGGACAATTTGAAGGCACTCAAAGAGAACAAGTTCGTTTGTCGGTATTAGTAGTTTTAATTGGTGCAGCAATTGGGTTTCCTATTTTATTTATTACCACAGGTGTTACTGGTGTAATTAAGTTTTGGTTGATGCCTTGGCTGGTTTATCATTTTTGGATGAGTACCTTTACAATGTTCCACCACACAATGCCTGAAATCCCCTTTAAACCAGAAGAACAATGGAATGAGGCACGCGCTCAATTATCGGGTACTGTTAATTGTAAGTATCCTTGGTGGGTGGAATTTCTTTGCCATGATATCAATGTTCATATTCCCCATCACCTTACTACTGCTATTCCTTGGTATAACCTACGTCAAGCACATCAGAGTTTAGTTGAGAATTGGGGTGATTATCTTTATCCTGACTGTAGTTTTAACTGGGAATTAATCCAGAAGGTAACTAAAACCTGCCATCTGTACGAAGAACAAGATAATTATCAAAGTATTGAAAAGTACCGTTTAGCAAAATTAAATTCCTAA